The proteins below come from a single Vitis vinifera cultivar Pinot Noir 40024 chromosome 9, ASM3070453v1 genomic window:
- the LOC104880411 gene encoding uncharacterized protein LOC104880411 isoform X2 gives MGDSWGWWVGNHGCRTCDHFVAPGEVNLLRSLQILLQFHTHLPFCICSESPIPDGPLKYVSVTVFENCSTEMLRDFYMDSDYRKQWDKMVLEHEQLQVDESNGTEIGRTIKKLPLLTPREYVLAWRLWEGKDKTFYCFIKECEHPLASRQKRYVRVSFFRSGWRIRKVPGRNACEIKMVHQEDAGLNVEMAKLAFAKGIWSYVCKMDNALRKYSAIHNSQQGSAVSAITLIQKVPPGLETINSRESSSHLETSAASGQGNKRKFSRRPSKKLVANGLLLLGVFCLSRGHPPLGANVAMAYILKKLTKRGATPSQSGQS, from the exons ATGGGAGATTCATGGGGCTGGTGGGTGGGCAACCATGGTTGCCGTACTTGTGATCATTTTGTGGCACCTGGGGAGGTTAATCTTCTCCGCTCGCTTCAGATCCTCCTCCAATTCCACACCCACCTCCCTTTCTGCATCTGCAGTGAATCCCCAATTCcg GATGGTCCACTAAAATACGTGAGTGTGACAGTGTTTGAGAATTGCTCCACCGAGATGCTGAGAGACTTTTACATGGACAGCGATTATAGGAAGCAGTGGGACAAGATGGTGCTTGAGCATGAGCAGTTGCAGGTGGATGAATCTAATGGAACTGAAATTGGTCGAACAATAAAGAAGCTTCCTCTCTTGACGCCTAGAGAATATGTATTAGCTTGGAGACTGTGGGAGGGAAAAGATAAAACCTTCTACTGTTTTATCAAG GAATGTGAACATCCTTTGGCATCACGACAGAAGAGATATGTACGTGTTAGTTTCTTTAGATCAGGTTGGCGAATCAGGAAAG TACCCGGAAGAAATGCATGCGAGATCAAAATGGTGCACCAAGAAGATGCCGGTTTGAATGTGGAGATGGCAAAGCTGGCTTTTGCAAAGGGCATCTGGAGCTATGTGTGTAAGATGGATAATGCACTGCGCAAATATTCTGCTATCCACAATTCTCAACAAGGTTCAGCTGTGAGTGCGATTACTCTCATTCAGAAG GTCCCGCCTGGGTTAGAAACTATAAACAGCAGGGAGTCCTCATCTCACCTCGAAACCTCTGCTGCAAGTGGCCAAGGCAATAAGAGGAAATTCTCAAGAAGGCCATCAAAGAAATTGGTAGCCAATGGCTTGCTCCTTCTTGGGGTGTTTTGCCTGTCTCGTGGTCACCCCCCTCTGGGTGCTAATGTTGCCATGgcttacattttaaaaaagcTGACAAAGCGGGGTGCTACACCAAGCCAAAGCGGGCAAAGTTGA
- the LOC100254729 gene encoding protein STRUBBELIG-RECEPTOR FAMILY 5 isoform X2, which yields MCPSLLVLMGVAFFGILTPIAHSTTVAPDVSALNVMYNSLNSPSQLTGWKSSGGDPCGESWKGIKCSGSSITEIKLSGLGLTGSMGYQLSSLTSVTNFDMSKNNLKGDIPYQLPPNVLHLDLSRNGFTGGVPYSISQMTDLKYLNLGHNKLNGQLSDMFGQLPKLTLMDLSFNTLSDNLPQSFGSLSSLTTLRLQNNQFTGSINVLADLPLNDLNIENNQFTGWIPNALNNIDNIEAGGNSWSSEQAPPPPPGASSKNTHASRSSSNSGKGGGKSGMSGLAIAGVVLGSLLVLVILLALFSRRSSPPPSHFLDEERLSNHRPFTPIVSQELSNDMHPTNYNDFKSSNSSNSMDVKALQKSPSIGLKRPPSLNDLANRLSVKRSTSIRATAYSLADLQSATRNFATASLLGEGSVGRVYKAKYADGKVLAVKKISSSFFQSGQKQGFPEVVSSVSKLRHPNIAEIVGYCSEQGHNMLMYEYFRNGSLHQFLHLSDDFSRPLTWNTRVKIALGTARAIEYLHEVCSPPMVHKNIKSSNILLDAELNPHLSDYGFAACHQHTSQNLGVGYNAPECTKPLAYTLKSDVYSFGVVMLEFKTKIGTMPCPMGHPTAP from the exons ATGTGCCCTAGCCTCCTAGTGTTAATGGGTGTGGCCTTTTTTGGGATCCTCACTCCAATTGCCCACTCCACCACAGTTGCTCCTGATG TCTCTGCCCTCAATGTTATGTATAACAGCTTGAACTCTCCTTCACAGCTGACTGGTTGGAAGTCGAGTGGAGGTGATCCTTGTGGGGAATCCTGGAAAGGAATCAAATGCTCGGGCTCATCTATAACTGAAAT AAAATTATCTGGCCTTGGACTCACTGGATCGATGGGCTACCAGCTGTCAAGCTTGACATCCGTCACCAACTT TGACATGAGCAAGAACAACCTCAAGGGTGATATACCATATCAACTACCTCCTAATGTACTTCACTT AGATCTTTCTCGAAATGGTTTCACCGGTGGGGTTCCTTATTCGATTTCTCAGATGACTGACCTTAAATATCT AAATCTTGGTCATAATAAACTCAATGGACAGTTAAGTGATATGTTTGGACAACTCCCTAAACTCACTTTGAT GGATCTCTCCTTCAATACACTATCAGACAATTTGCCTCAGAGTTTTGGATCACTCTCAAGCCTCACCACATT GCGTTTGCAGAACAATCAATTTACTGGTTCAATAAATGTCCTTGCTGACCTTCCCCTCAATGATTT GAATATTGAAAACAACCAATTTACTGGCTGGATCCCAAATGCATTGAATAATATAGATAATATAGA GGCTGGGGGAAATTCCTGGTCATCTGAGCAAGCTCCTCCACCTCCCCCTGGTGCAAGTTCAAAAAATACTCATGCTAGTAGGAGCTCATCCAACAGTGGAAAAGGTGGTGGGAAGTCTGGCATGAGTGGATTAGCCATTGCTGGAGTAGTTTTGGGAAGTTTGCTGGTACTAGTTATTCTACTTGCTCTATTTTCAAGACGATCTTCTCCTCCTCCTTCACATTTTCTTGATGAAGAGAGGCTTAGCAATCATAGACCATTTACCCCGATTGTATCCCAGGAGTTATCCAATGACATGCATCCCACAAACTACAATG ACTTTAAGTCGTCGAACTCATCTAATTCAATGGATGTAAAGGCTTTGCAAAAATCTCCTTCTATTGGTCTTAAGCGTCCACCTTCTCTTAATGATTTGGCAAATCGCTTGAGTGTCAAAAGAAGTACTTCTATTCGTGCTACAGCTTATTCCTTGGCGGATTTACAGAGTGCCACTAGAAACTTTGCAACAGCCAGCCTTCTTGGTGAGGGATCTGTTGGGCGTGTTTATAAGGCAAAGTATGCTGACGGAAAG GTGTTGGCTGTAAAAAAGATAAGCTCCTCCTTTTTCCAAAGTGGCCAGAAGCAAGGTTTTCCTGAAGTTGTTTCAAGTGTCTCCAAGCTTCGCCATCCAAATATTGCTGAAATTGTTGGTTATTGTTCAGAACAAGGGCATAACATGTTAATGTATGAGTATTTCAGAAATGGCTCACTACATCAGTTCTTACACCTGTCAGATGATTTCAGCAGACCACTTACTTGGAACACCAGAGTCAAAATTGCTCTTGGCACAGCCCGGGCTATTGA GTACCTCCATGAGGTTTGCTCTCCACCCATGGTTCACAAGAACATCAAGTCTTCTAATATCTTGCTTGATGCTGAACTCAATCCCCATCTCTCTGACTATGGGTTTGCTGCTTGTCATCAG CATACGAGCCAAAACCTAGGGGTTGGATATAATGCTCCAGAATGCACAAAGCCTTTGGCTTATACGTTGAAGAgtgatgtttatagttttggagtAGTCATGTTGGAG ttcaagaCCAAGATCGGAACAATGCCTTGTCCGATGGGCCACCCCACAGCTCCATGA
- the LOC104880411 gene encoding uncharacterized protein LOC104880411 isoform X1, whose translation MNILEYGSSFSSSSTWEIHGAGGWATMVAVLVIILWHLGRLIFSARFRSSSNSTPTSLSASAVNPQFRISEIVGDADLKTLIDNLDEKLNLNERWDNVVDKRNNFVSYNAKCCKPKDGPLKYVSVTVFENCSTEMLRDFYMDSDYRKQWDKMVLEHEQLQVDESNGTEIGRTIKKLPLLTPREYVLAWRLWEGKDKTFYCFIKECEHPLASRQKRYVRVSFFRSGWRIRKVPGRNACEIKMVHQEDAGLNVEMAKLAFAKGIWSYVCKMDNALRKYSAIHNSQQGSAVSAITLIQKVPPGLETINSRESSSHLETSAASGQGNKRKFSRRPSKKLVANGLLLLGVFCLSRGHPPLGANVAMAYILKKLTKRGATPSQSGQS comes from the exons ATGAATATATTGGAGTACGGATCGTCGTTTTCTTCATCATCAACATGGGAGATTCATGGGGCTGGTGGGTGGGCAACCATGGTTGCCGTACTTGTGATCATTTTGTGGCACCTGGGGAGGTTAATCTTCTCCGCTCGCTTCAGATCCTCCTCCAATTCCACACCCACCTCCCTTTCTGCATCTGCAGTGAATCCCCAATTCcg AATTTCGGAGATCGTCGGAGATGCGGATTTAAAAACTTTGATTGACAATTTGGATGAGAAGCTCAATCTGAATGAGAGATGGGACAATGTGGTtgataaaagaaacaatttcgTTTCCTACAATGCAAAGTGCTGCAAACCAAAG GATGGTCCACTAAAATACGTGAGTGTGACAGTGTTTGAGAATTGCTCCACCGAGATGCTGAGAGACTTTTACATGGACAGCGATTATAGGAAGCAGTGGGACAAGATGGTGCTTGAGCATGAGCAGTTGCAGGTGGATGAATCTAATGGAACTGAAATTGGTCGAACAATAAAGAAGCTTCCTCTCTTGACGCCTAGAGAATATGTATTAGCTTGGAGACTGTGGGAGGGAAAAGATAAAACCTTCTACTGTTTTATCAAG GAATGTGAACATCCTTTGGCATCACGACAGAAGAGATATGTACGTGTTAGTTTCTTTAGATCAGGTTGGCGAATCAGGAAAG TACCCGGAAGAAATGCATGCGAGATCAAAATGGTGCACCAAGAAGATGCCGGTTTGAATGTGGAGATGGCAAAGCTGGCTTTTGCAAAGGGCATCTGGAGCTATGTGTGTAAGATGGATAATGCACTGCGCAAATATTCTGCTATCCACAATTCTCAACAAGGTTCAGCTGTGAGTGCGATTACTCTCATTCAGAAG GTCCCGCCTGGGTTAGAAACTATAAACAGCAGGGAGTCCTCATCTCACCTCGAAACCTCTGCTGCAAGTGGCCAAGGCAATAAGAGGAAATTCTCAAGAAGGCCATCAAAGAAATTGGTAGCCAATGGCTTGCTCCTTCTTGGGGTGTTTTGCCTGTCTCGTGGTCACCCCCCTCTGGGTGCTAATGTTGCCATGgcttacattttaaaaaagcTGACAAAGCGGGGTGCTACACCAAGCCAAAGCGGGCAAAGTTGA
- the LOC100254729 gene encoding protein STRUBBELIG-RECEPTOR FAMILY 5 isoform X1 gives MCPSLLVLMGVAFFGILTPIAHSTTVAPDVSALNVMYNSLNSPSQLTGWKSSGGDPCGESWKGIKCSGSSITEIKLSGLGLTGSMGYQLSSLTSVTNFDMSKNNLKGDIPYQLPPNVLHLDLSRNGFTGGVPYSISQMTDLKYLNLGHNKLNGQLSDMFGQLPKLTLMDLSFNTLSDNLPQSFGSLSSLTTLRLQNNQFTGSINVLADLPLNDLNIENNQFTGWIPNALNNIDNIEAGGNSWSSEQAPPPPPGASSKNTHASRSSSNSGKGGGKSGMSGLAIAGVVLGSLLVLVILLALFSRRSSPPPSHFLDEERLSNHRPFTPIVSQELSNDMHPTNYNDFKSSNSSNSMDVKALQKSPSIGLKRPPSLNDLANRLSVKRSTSIRATAYSLADLQSATRNFATASLLGEGSVGRVYKAKYADGKVLAVKKISSSFFQSGQKQGFPEVVSSVSKLRHPNIAEIVGYCSEQGHNMLMYEYFRNGSLHQFLHLSDDFSRPLTWNTRVKIALGTARAIEYLHEVCSPPMVHKNIKSSNILLDAELNPHLSDYGFAACHQHTSQNLGVGYNAPECTKPLAYTLKSDVYSFGVVMLEVMTGRMPFDSSRPRSEQCLVRWATPQLHEIDSLEQMVDPALRGLYPPKSLSRFADIIALCVQMEPDFRPAMSEVVQSLARLIQGASRRMEDFNY, from the exons ATGTGCCCTAGCCTCCTAGTGTTAATGGGTGTGGCCTTTTTTGGGATCCTCACTCCAATTGCCCACTCCACCACAGTTGCTCCTGATG TCTCTGCCCTCAATGTTATGTATAACAGCTTGAACTCTCCTTCACAGCTGACTGGTTGGAAGTCGAGTGGAGGTGATCCTTGTGGGGAATCCTGGAAAGGAATCAAATGCTCGGGCTCATCTATAACTGAAAT AAAATTATCTGGCCTTGGACTCACTGGATCGATGGGCTACCAGCTGTCAAGCTTGACATCCGTCACCAACTT TGACATGAGCAAGAACAACCTCAAGGGTGATATACCATATCAACTACCTCCTAATGTACTTCACTT AGATCTTTCTCGAAATGGTTTCACCGGTGGGGTTCCTTATTCGATTTCTCAGATGACTGACCTTAAATATCT AAATCTTGGTCATAATAAACTCAATGGACAGTTAAGTGATATGTTTGGACAACTCCCTAAACTCACTTTGAT GGATCTCTCCTTCAATACACTATCAGACAATTTGCCTCAGAGTTTTGGATCACTCTCAAGCCTCACCACATT GCGTTTGCAGAACAATCAATTTACTGGTTCAATAAATGTCCTTGCTGACCTTCCCCTCAATGATTT GAATATTGAAAACAACCAATTTACTGGCTGGATCCCAAATGCATTGAATAATATAGATAATATAGA GGCTGGGGGAAATTCCTGGTCATCTGAGCAAGCTCCTCCACCTCCCCCTGGTGCAAGTTCAAAAAATACTCATGCTAGTAGGAGCTCATCCAACAGTGGAAAAGGTGGTGGGAAGTCTGGCATGAGTGGATTAGCCATTGCTGGAGTAGTTTTGGGAAGTTTGCTGGTACTAGTTATTCTACTTGCTCTATTTTCAAGACGATCTTCTCCTCCTCCTTCACATTTTCTTGATGAAGAGAGGCTTAGCAATCATAGACCATTTACCCCGATTGTATCCCAGGAGTTATCCAATGACATGCATCCCACAAACTACAATG ACTTTAAGTCGTCGAACTCATCTAATTCAATGGATGTAAAGGCTTTGCAAAAATCTCCTTCTATTGGTCTTAAGCGTCCACCTTCTCTTAATGATTTGGCAAATCGCTTGAGTGTCAAAAGAAGTACTTCTATTCGTGCTACAGCTTATTCCTTGGCGGATTTACAGAGTGCCACTAGAAACTTTGCAACAGCCAGCCTTCTTGGTGAGGGATCTGTTGGGCGTGTTTATAAGGCAAAGTATGCTGACGGAAAG GTGTTGGCTGTAAAAAAGATAAGCTCCTCCTTTTTCCAAAGTGGCCAGAAGCAAGGTTTTCCTGAAGTTGTTTCAAGTGTCTCCAAGCTTCGCCATCCAAATATTGCTGAAATTGTTGGTTATTGTTCAGAACAAGGGCATAACATGTTAATGTATGAGTATTTCAGAAATGGCTCACTACATCAGTTCTTACACCTGTCAGATGATTTCAGCAGACCACTTACTTGGAACACCAGAGTCAAAATTGCTCTTGGCACAGCCCGGGCTATTGA GTACCTCCATGAGGTTTGCTCTCCACCCATGGTTCACAAGAACATCAAGTCTTCTAATATCTTGCTTGATGCTGAACTCAATCCCCATCTCTCTGACTATGGGTTTGCTGCTTGTCATCAG CATACGAGCCAAAACCTAGGGGTTGGATATAATGCTCCAGAATGCACAAAGCCTTTGGCTTATACGTTGAAGAgtgatgtttatagttttggagtAGTCATGTTGGAGGTAATGACAGGTCGGATGCCTTTTGACAG ttcaagaCCAAGATCGGAACAATGCCTTGTCCGATGGGCCACCCCACAGCTCCATGAAATTGATTCACTAGAACAAATGGTGGACCCTGCTTTGCGTGGTTTGTACCCTCCTAAGTCACTCTCTCGATTTGCAGATATCATTGCTCTCTGTGTACAG atGGAGCCTGACTTCCGGCCAGCCATGTCAGAGGTGGTGCAGAGTTTAGCTCGATTGATTCAAGGGGCTTCTCGTCGGATGGAAGACTTCAACTATTGA
- the LOC100254729 gene encoding protein STRUBBELIG-RECEPTOR FAMILY 5 isoform X3, with product MSKNNLKGDIPYQLPPNVLHLDLSRNGFTGGVPYSISQMTDLKYLNLGHNKLNGQLSDMFGQLPKLTLMDLSFNTLSDNLPQSFGSLSSLTTLRLQNNQFTGSINVLADLPLNDLNIENNQFTGWIPNALNNIDNIEAGGNSWSSEQAPPPPPGASSKNTHASRSSSNSGKGGGKSGMSGLAIAGVVLGSLLVLVILLALFSRRSSPPPSHFLDEERLSNHRPFTPIVSQELSNDMHPTNYNDFKSSNSSNSMDVKALQKSPSIGLKRPPSLNDLANRLSVKRSTSIRATAYSLADLQSATRNFATASLLGEGSVGRVYKAKYADGKVLAVKKISSSFFQSGQKQGFPEVVSSVSKLRHPNIAEIVGYCSEQGHNMLMYEYFRNGSLHQFLHLSDDFSRPLTWNTRVKIALGTARAIEYLHEVCSPPMVHKNIKSSNILLDAELNPHLSDYGFAACHQHTSQNLGVGYNAPECTKPLAYTLKSDVYSFGVVMLEVMTGRMPFDSSRPRSEQCLVRWATPQLHEIDSLEQMVDPALRGLYPPKSLSRFADIIALCVQMEPDFRPAMSEVVQSLARLIQGASRRMEDFNY from the exons ATGAGCAAGAACAACCTCAAGGGTGATATACCATATCAACTACCTCCTAATGTACTTCACTT AGATCTTTCTCGAAATGGTTTCACCGGTGGGGTTCCTTATTCGATTTCTCAGATGACTGACCTTAAATATCT AAATCTTGGTCATAATAAACTCAATGGACAGTTAAGTGATATGTTTGGACAACTCCCTAAACTCACTTTGAT GGATCTCTCCTTCAATACACTATCAGACAATTTGCCTCAGAGTTTTGGATCACTCTCAAGCCTCACCACATT GCGTTTGCAGAACAATCAATTTACTGGTTCAATAAATGTCCTTGCTGACCTTCCCCTCAATGATTT GAATATTGAAAACAACCAATTTACTGGCTGGATCCCAAATGCATTGAATAATATAGATAATATAGA GGCTGGGGGAAATTCCTGGTCATCTGAGCAAGCTCCTCCACCTCCCCCTGGTGCAAGTTCAAAAAATACTCATGCTAGTAGGAGCTCATCCAACAGTGGAAAAGGTGGTGGGAAGTCTGGCATGAGTGGATTAGCCATTGCTGGAGTAGTTTTGGGAAGTTTGCTGGTACTAGTTATTCTACTTGCTCTATTTTCAAGACGATCTTCTCCTCCTCCTTCACATTTTCTTGATGAAGAGAGGCTTAGCAATCATAGACCATTTACCCCGATTGTATCCCAGGAGTTATCCAATGACATGCATCCCACAAACTACAATG ACTTTAAGTCGTCGAACTCATCTAATTCAATGGATGTAAAGGCTTTGCAAAAATCTCCTTCTATTGGTCTTAAGCGTCCACCTTCTCTTAATGATTTGGCAAATCGCTTGAGTGTCAAAAGAAGTACTTCTATTCGTGCTACAGCTTATTCCTTGGCGGATTTACAGAGTGCCACTAGAAACTTTGCAACAGCCAGCCTTCTTGGTGAGGGATCTGTTGGGCGTGTTTATAAGGCAAAGTATGCTGACGGAAAG GTGTTGGCTGTAAAAAAGATAAGCTCCTCCTTTTTCCAAAGTGGCCAGAAGCAAGGTTTTCCTGAAGTTGTTTCAAGTGTCTCCAAGCTTCGCCATCCAAATATTGCTGAAATTGTTGGTTATTGTTCAGAACAAGGGCATAACATGTTAATGTATGAGTATTTCAGAAATGGCTCACTACATCAGTTCTTACACCTGTCAGATGATTTCAGCAGACCACTTACTTGGAACACCAGAGTCAAAATTGCTCTTGGCACAGCCCGGGCTATTGA GTACCTCCATGAGGTTTGCTCTCCACCCATGGTTCACAAGAACATCAAGTCTTCTAATATCTTGCTTGATGCTGAACTCAATCCCCATCTCTCTGACTATGGGTTTGCTGCTTGTCATCAG CATACGAGCCAAAACCTAGGGGTTGGATATAATGCTCCAGAATGCACAAAGCCTTTGGCTTATACGTTGAAGAgtgatgtttatagttttggagtAGTCATGTTGGAGGTAATGACAGGTCGGATGCCTTTTGACAG ttcaagaCCAAGATCGGAACAATGCCTTGTCCGATGGGCCACCCCACAGCTCCATGAAATTGATTCACTAGAACAAATGGTGGACCCTGCTTTGCGTGGTTTGTACCCTCCTAAGTCACTCTCTCGATTTGCAGATATCATTGCTCTCTGTGTACAG atGGAGCCTGACTTCCGGCCAGCCATGTCAGAGGTGGTGCAGAGTTTAGCTCGATTGATTCAAGGGGCTTCTCGTCGGATGGAAGACTTCAACTATTGA
- the LOC100254729 gene encoding protein STRUBBELIG-RECEPTOR FAMILY 5 isoform X4, translating into MCPSLLVLMGVAFFGILTPIAHSTTVAPDVSALNVMYNSLNSPSQLTGWKSSGGDPCGESWKGIKCSGSSITEIKLSGLGLTGSMGYQLSSLTSVTNFDMSKNNLKGDIPYQLPPNVLHLDLSRNGFTGGVPYSISQMTDLKYLNLGHNKLNGQLSDMFGQLPKLTLMDLSFNTLSDNLPQSFGSLSSLTTLRLQNNQFTGSINVLADLPLNDLNIENNQFTGWIPNALNNIDNIEAGGNSWSSEQAPPPPPGASSKNTHASRSSSNSGKGGGKSGMSGLAIAGVVLGSLLVLVILLALFSRRSSPPPSHFLDEERLSNHRPFTPIVSQELSNDMHPTNYNDFKSSNSSNSMDVKALQKSPSIGLKRPPSLNDLANRLSVKRSTSIRATAYSLADLQSATRNFATASLLGEGSVGRVYKAKYADGKVLAVKKISSSFFQSGQKQGFPEVVSSVSKLRHPNIAEIVGYCSEQGHNMLMYEYFRNGSLHQFLHLSDDFSRPLTWNTRVKIALGTARAIEYLHEVCSPPMVHKNIKSSNILLDAELNPHLSDYGFAACHQFKTKIGTMPCPMGHPTAP; encoded by the exons ATGTGCCCTAGCCTCCTAGTGTTAATGGGTGTGGCCTTTTTTGGGATCCTCACTCCAATTGCCCACTCCACCACAGTTGCTCCTGATG TCTCTGCCCTCAATGTTATGTATAACAGCTTGAACTCTCCTTCACAGCTGACTGGTTGGAAGTCGAGTGGAGGTGATCCTTGTGGGGAATCCTGGAAAGGAATCAAATGCTCGGGCTCATCTATAACTGAAAT AAAATTATCTGGCCTTGGACTCACTGGATCGATGGGCTACCAGCTGTCAAGCTTGACATCCGTCACCAACTT TGACATGAGCAAGAACAACCTCAAGGGTGATATACCATATCAACTACCTCCTAATGTACTTCACTT AGATCTTTCTCGAAATGGTTTCACCGGTGGGGTTCCTTATTCGATTTCTCAGATGACTGACCTTAAATATCT AAATCTTGGTCATAATAAACTCAATGGACAGTTAAGTGATATGTTTGGACAACTCCCTAAACTCACTTTGAT GGATCTCTCCTTCAATACACTATCAGACAATTTGCCTCAGAGTTTTGGATCACTCTCAAGCCTCACCACATT GCGTTTGCAGAACAATCAATTTACTGGTTCAATAAATGTCCTTGCTGACCTTCCCCTCAATGATTT GAATATTGAAAACAACCAATTTACTGGCTGGATCCCAAATGCATTGAATAATATAGATAATATAGA GGCTGGGGGAAATTCCTGGTCATCTGAGCAAGCTCCTCCACCTCCCCCTGGTGCAAGTTCAAAAAATACTCATGCTAGTAGGAGCTCATCCAACAGTGGAAAAGGTGGTGGGAAGTCTGGCATGAGTGGATTAGCCATTGCTGGAGTAGTTTTGGGAAGTTTGCTGGTACTAGTTATTCTACTTGCTCTATTTTCAAGACGATCTTCTCCTCCTCCTTCACATTTTCTTGATGAAGAGAGGCTTAGCAATCATAGACCATTTACCCCGATTGTATCCCAGGAGTTATCCAATGACATGCATCCCACAAACTACAATG ACTTTAAGTCGTCGAACTCATCTAATTCAATGGATGTAAAGGCTTTGCAAAAATCTCCTTCTATTGGTCTTAAGCGTCCACCTTCTCTTAATGATTTGGCAAATCGCTTGAGTGTCAAAAGAAGTACTTCTATTCGTGCTACAGCTTATTCCTTGGCGGATTTACAGAGTGCCACTAGAAACTTTGCAACAGCCAGCCTTCTTGGTGAGGGATCTGTTGGGCGTGTTTATAAGGCAAAGTATGCTGACGGAAAG GTGTTGGCTGTAAAAAAGATAAGCTCCTCCTTTTTCCAAAGTGGCCAGAAGCAAGGTTTTCCTGAAGTTGTTTCAAGTGTCTCCAAGCTTCGCCATCCAAATATTGCTGAAATTGTTGGTTATTGTTCAGAACAAGGGCATAACATGTTAATGTATGAGTATTTCAGAAATGGCTCACTACATCAGTTCTTACACCTGTCAGATGATTTCAGCAGACCACTTACTTGGAACACCAGAGTCAAAATTGCTCTTGGCACAGCCCGGGCTATTGA GTACCTCCATGAGGTTTGCTCTCCACCCATGGTTCACAAGAACATCAAGTCTTCTAATATCTTGCTTGATGCTGAACTCAATCCCCATCTCTCTGACTATGGGTTTGCTGCTTGTCATCAG ttcaagaCCAAGATCGGAACAATGCCTTGTCCGATGGGCCACCCCACAGCTCCATGA